A genomic segment from Oncorhynchus clarkii lewisi isolate Uvic-CL-2024 chromosome 14, UVic_Ocla_1.0, whole genome shotgun sequence encodes:
- the LOC139365806 gene encoding protocadherin beta-15-like → MGHKGILVTGLVYCVALFLLTLHSVYGDVSYSFPEEMERGSVIGNIAKDLGIDVRRLSARKARIDPEGNRKRYCDINLSTGEFIVAERNDREGLCGEKVSCALKFEFVLEDPLELHRVTLQIQDVNDNTPIFPKESIKLEISELAVKGARFRVNAAHDADIGQNAVQNYMLQRNDHFLLNVQTNTVGSKYGELVLDKELDREEQRELKLLLTAIDGGTPQRSGTVVIHVTVLDANDNAPVFSQAVYKASLPENSPLDTVVVTVSATDADEGVNGEVTYEFSRISDIARKIFALDQTTGEIRLIGEIDYEEETKHEIIIEGKDGYGLSSDTKVIIDITDVNDNAPVIYLKSLSNPIPENASPGTEVGIINVQDRDSENNRQVRCSIQQNVPFNLVPSIKNYYSLVTTGELDRELVSDYNITIIATDEGSPPLSSSKTVQLSVADVNDNPPVFEEQSYSAHVTENNKPDSSLCSVTARDPDWRQNGTVIYSLLPGEANGVHVSSFLSVNGDTGVIHAVRSFDYEQFRSFKVHVMARDNGSPPLSSNVTVSVFITDVNDNSPQILYPAPEGNSFMTELVPKAAHGGSLVSKVIAVDADSGQNAWLSYHIVKSTDPGLFTIGLHSGEIRTQRDISESDNMKQNLIVAVKDNGQPYLSATCAMYLVISDNLAEVPELKDISYDDSNSKLTSYLIIALVSVSTFLLTFIIVILAVRFCHHKKPRLLFDGAVAIPSAYLPPNYADVDGVGTLRSTYNYDAYLTTGSRTSDFKFVRSYNDHTLPADQTLRKTPTDFFEENDDSEGSAKNASLGTEVGIINVQDRDSENNRQVHCSIRHNVPFNLVPSIKNYYSLVTTGELDRELVSDYNISNHCHRRGLSASVLPTDFAEDIDD, encoded by the coding sequence ATGGGGCACAAAGGAATATTGGTGACAGGCCTGGTCTACTGCGTTGCTCTCTTTCTTCTTACTCTGCATTCCGTGTATGGAGACGTGAGCTATTCTTTTCCGGAGGAGATGGAACGCGGATCTGTGATTGGGAATATAGCCAAGGATCTCGGCATCGATGTTCGCAGACTGTCCGCCCGTAAGGCTCGTATAGACCCAGAAGGGAACCGTAAACGTTATTGTGACATAAATCTGAGTACCGGGGAATTTATTGTTGCCGAGAGGAATGACAGAGAGGGGCTTTGTGGAGAGAAGGTTTCATGTGCTCTAAAATTCGAATTTGTGCTTGAAGATCCACTTGAGTTGCACCGAGTCACATTGCAAATTCAGGATGTTAACGATAACACGCCTATCTTCCCAAAGGAGTCTATCAAGCTCGAAATTAGTGAGTTGGCTGTCAAAGGCGCTCGCTTTCGTGTGAATGCTGCCCACGACGCAGATATAGGACAAAACGCAGTGCAAAACTACATGTTACAAAGGAATGACCATTTTCTGCTGAATGTTCAAACCAATACGGTCGGCAGTAAATACGGTGAGTTGGTACTAGATAAAGAATTAGACCGCGAGGAGCAGCGGGAGTTAAAATTATTGCTAACAGCAATAGATGGCGGCACTCCGCAGAGATCAGGTACTGTAGTCATACACGTCACTGTACTGGATGCTAACGATAATGCCCCAGTGTTTAGCCAGGCCGTCTATAAAGCCAGTCTGCCTGAAAACTCTCCtttagatactgtagtggttacaGTAAGTGCTACAGATGCAGACGAGGGAGTGAATGGGGAAGTGACGTATGAATTCAGTCGCATATCTGACATAGCCAGAAAAATATTTGCATTAGATCAGACAACTGGAGAAATTAGACTAATAGGAGAAATAGATTACGAAGAAGAAACTAAACATGAAATCATTATTGAAGGGAAAGATGGTTACGGTCTTTCATCTGACACTAAAGTGATTATAGATATCACGGATGTAAATGACAACGCCCCTGTAATATATTTGAAATCTCTGAGTAACCCCATACCCGAGAACGCGTCACCTGGCACAGAGGTGGGCATCATTAACGTGCAGGATAGAGACTCTGAGAATAACCGACAGGTCCGCTGCTCCATTCAGCAAAACGTTCCTTTTAATCTGGTGCCATCCATCAAAAACTACTATTCTCTGGTGACCACGGGCGAGCTGGACCGTGAACTAGTGTCTGATTACAACATAACAATCATTGCCACCGACGAGGGCTCTCCACCTCTGTCCTCCTCTAAAACCGTTCAGTTATCTGTAGCTGACGTGAACGACAACCCACCTGTGTTTGAGGAACAGTCCTATAGCGCCCACGTGACCGAAAATAACAAACCAGACTCATCATTGTGTTCCGTTACTGCTCGAGACCCAGACTGGAGACAGAATGGCACAGTTATTTACTCTCTCTTACCTGGTGAGGCGAACGGTGTCCATGTGTCCTCGTTCTTATCCGTTAACGGAGACACGGGGGTGATCCACGCTGTGAGGTCGTTTGATTATGAACAGTTCAGGAGCTTTAAAGTCCACGTGATGGCCAGAGACAACGGTTCTCCTCCGCTCAGCAGCAACGTCACCGTCAGTGTGTTCATAACAGATGTGAATGACAACTCTCCTCAGATACTATATCCCGCTCCGGAGGGGAACTCCTTCATGACCGAGCTGGTCCCCAAAGCTGCACACGGGGGCTCTCTTGTTTCCAAGGTGATAGCGGTGGACGCGGACTCCGGCCAGAACGCCTGGCTGTCCTATCATATAGTCAAATCCACCGATCCGGGACTTTTCACTATTGGTCTCCACAGCGGAGAAATCAGGACACAGCGGGACATTTCTGAATCTGACAACATGAAACAGAACCTTATTGTGGCAGTGAAAGATAACGGACAGCCCTATCTCTCTGCGACCTGTGCAATGTATTTGGTGATTTCTGATAACTTGGCTGAAGTGCCAGAATTGAAAGATATATCTTATGATGATAGCAATTCCAAACTCACCTCTTATCTGATCATCGCGTTGGTGTCCGTCTCCACCTTTTTACTCACCTTCATTATTGTCATCCTGGCGGTGAGATTTTGCCACCATAAAAAGCCTAGACTGTTGTTTGACGGAGCGGTCGCTATTCCTAGTGCTTATCTCCCTCCAAACTACGCAGATGTGGATGGAGTTGGAACTCTCCGCAGCACTTACAATTATGACGCCTACCTGACGACCGGGTCACGCACTAGTGACTTCAAGTTCGTCAGATCCTACAATGACCACACGCTGCCCGCGGACCAGACTCTGAGAAAAACTCCAACAGACTTTTTTGAAGAAAATGACGATTCTGAGGGATCAGCCAAG